The following proteins are co-located in the Microcebus murinus isolate Inina chromosome 21, M.murinus_Inina_mat1.0, whole genome shotgun sequence genome:
- the SPATA24 gene encoding spermatogenesis-associated protein 24, whose translation MATPLGWSQGGSGSVCLAFDQLRDVIESQEELIHQLRNVMVLQDENFVSKEEFHAVEKKLVEEKAAHAKTKALLAKEEEKLQFALGEVEVLSKQLEKEKRAFEKALSSVKSKVLQESGKKDQLITKCNEIESHIIKQEDILNGKENEIKELQQVISQQKQIFRNHMSDCRIQKQQENYMAQVLDQKHKKASGTRQACSRPRLREK comes from the exons ATGGCGACGCCCCTTGGGTGGTCGCAGGGGGGGTCAGGATCTGTGTGTCTCGCCTTCGATCAACTGCGGGACGTGATTGAGTCTCAGGAGGAACTGATCCACCAGCTGAGGAATGTG ATGGTTCTCCAAGACGAAAATTTTGTCAGTAAAGAAGAGTTCCACGCAGTGGAGAAGAAGCTGGTG GAAGAAAAAGCTGCCCATGCCAAGACCAAGGCCCTCCTGgccaaggaggaggagaagttACAGTTTGCCCTCGGAGAGGTAGAGGTGCTGTCTAAGCAACTGGAGAAAGAGAAGCGGGCCTTTGAAAAAGC GCTCTCCAGCGTCAAGAGCAAAGTCCTACAGGAGTCTGGCAAGAAGGACCAGCTCATCACCAAGTGCAATG AGATTGAGTCTCACATTATAAAGCAAGAAGATATACTTAATGGCAAAGAGAATGAGATTAAGGAGTTGCAGCAAGTTATCAGCCAGCAGAAACAGATCTTCAG GAATCACATGTCTGACTGCCGGATCCAGAAGCAGCAGGAGAACTACATGGCCCAGGTGCTGGACCAGAAGCATAAGAAAGCCTCGGGGACGCGTCAGGCTTGCAGCCGCCCGCGtctcagggaaaaataa